One window from the genome of Culex pipiens pallens isolate TS unplaced genomic scaffold, TS_CPP_V2 Cpp_Un0040, whole genome shotgun sequence encodes:
- the LOC120412522 gene encoding H/ACA ribonucleoprotein complex subunit 2-like protein, producing the protein MGKIKVEKPDAADVDTSVVKEEDTYDEKLKNANAISQPMASKKLTKKIHKLIEKAAKQKSYLRNGLKDVQVRLRKGETG; encoded by the exons ATGGGCAAAATTAAGGTCGAAAAGCCCGACGCCGCCGACGTGGACACCTCGGTCGTGAAGGAAGAGGACACGTACGACGAGAAGCTGAAAAATGCCAACGCCATCTCGCAGCCGATGGCCTCCAAGAAGCTGACGAAAAAGATCCACAAACTGATCGAGAAAG CCGCCAAACAAAAGTCCTACCTGCGTAACGGATTGAAGGATGTCCAAGTTCGGCTGCGGAAGGGAGAAACTGGGTAA